One stretch of Paenibacillus sp. FSL R5-0341 DNA includes these proteins:
- a CDS encoding helicase DnaB, translated as MRMKNLHHYTEHHRYCVYREFGLSALDDRMLTGAYQPMVGAFAVGLYRLLFQHLPGEQVGYSPLEQQRRLFMTLGLEPSEKGRKYLLEQTSKLEAVGLLQTSRLYIPENDDYIYEYELQPPLSPAEFFRTQHLTLLLRDKIGKFAVLSLRSGFSAVENGDAPYPAANKENISVPFYDIFELNTHVIDYELEQALSEVSTTAQRTGTNDAAEENSLNYADIILRFPRESVNRRHVEQLRFDHEQLGIVNYVVNKFNLSVQDVCRLLDEDDIFSPQGQLILDDLQHKASMQFRQTKKRHEQQTVQAAKVVALRQHMEEPERKEDSGEPPVEHGVQMEYYVEVPPQFMTKCDIHQYNMMLRNEPYTRLLQTFFPGAVPDNLIDIFEKIDLSYKLPGEVINVLIHYLMALLVSGGEQRINRNFVEAIASNMLLKQVNSYEKAVQYIRDQAKVKGKQAAGAAGTRTRTYGKGTKAKPEIPIVQDISTDGDAVSEEEFEEMMRFAQQMQASKQKGTS; from the coding sequence ATGCGCATGAAGAATCTGCACCATTATACTGAACATCATCGCTACTGCGTATACAGGGAGTTTGGACTTAGCGCCCTGGATGACCGTATGCTTACAGGAGCATATCAGCCCATGGTAGGTGCTTTTGCGGTTGGCTTGTATCGGCTGTTGTTTCAGCATCTTCCCGGTGAACAGGTCGGTTATTCGCCGCTTGAACAGCAACGGAGGCTGTTCATGACACTTGGACTTGAGCCAAGTGAGAAAGGGCGTAAATATTTGCTAGAGCAGACATCCAAGCTTGAGGCAGTAGGGCTGCTTCAGACTTCACGGCTATATATTCCGGAAAATGATGATTACATCTACGAATATGAGCTGCAACCGCCGCTCTCTCCGGCAGAATTTTTCCGGACACAGCATTTGACACTGCTGCTTCGTGACAAGATAGGCAAATTTGCCGTCCTTTCCCTGCGATCCGGTTTCTCGGCAGTGGAAAATGGGGACGCGCCTTATCCAGCAGCCAATAAAGAGAATATTTCCGTTCCCTTTTACGATATATTTGAATTGAATACACATGTTATTGATTACGAGTTGGAGCAAGCATTGTCGGAAGTATCGACTACGGCCCAGCGGACAGGCACGAATGATGCAGCGGAAGAAAACAGTTTGAACTACGCTGACATTATTTTGCGTTTTCCGCGGGAGTCGGTCAACCGGCGTCATGTAGAACAGTTGCGGTTCGATCATGAACAACTGGGCATTGTAAATTATGTCGTGAACAAGTTTAACCTCAGTGTGCAGGATGTATGCCGTCTGCTGGATGAAGATGATATCTTCAGTCCGCAGGGCCAGTTGATTCTGGATGATCTCCAGCATAAGGCGAGCATGCAGTTCAGGCAGACGAAGAAGCGTCATGAGCAACAGACTGTACAGGCAGCCAAGGTAGTGGCTTTGAGACAGCATATGGAGGAGCCAGAACGGAAAGAAGACTCCGGTGAACCACCTGTTGAGCATGGAGTGCAGATGGAATACTACGTTGAAGTGCCTCCACAATTTATGACCAAGTGTGATATTCACCAATACAACATGATGTTGCGGAATGAGCCGTATACACGTCTACTGCAGACGTTCTTCCCTGGTGCAGTACCGGACAATCTAATCGATATATTTGAGAAAATTGATCTGAGTTACAAGTTACCTGGTGAAGTTATCAATGTATTGATTCATTATTTGATGGCATTACTTGTATCCGGCGGAGAGCAGCGAATTAACCGTAACTTCGTTGAGGCGATCGCCTCCAACATGTTGCTCAAGCAGGTGAACTCTTACGAGAAAGCCGTCCAATATATTCGCGATCAGGCCAAGGTCAAAGGCAAACAGGCTGCTGGTGCAGCTGGAACCCGTACCCGTACATACGGCAAAGGAACCAAAGCCAAACCTGAGATTCCGATTGTACAAGACATAAGCACCGATGGAGACGCCGTATCCGAGGAAGAGTTCGAAGAGATGATGCGATTCGCCCAGCAGATGCAGGCGAGTAAGCAAAAAGGAACTTCTTAA
- a CDS encoding YuiB family protein, whose product MQFIPVLVLMVLFFVMMFGIGFILNMLMKTTWFPSYLFIIVILPIVVYSLWDHSSSLVSHLGSFQLVDYMTGVAGLAGAVISGWTIQKLRLGGYRMF is encoded by the coding sequence ATGCAATTTATACCTGTGCTGGTATTAATGGTATTATTTTTCGTTATGATGTTTGGTATCGGTTTCATTTTAAACATGCTGATGAAGACAACCTGGTTCCCTTCCTATCTGTTCATTATTGTAATTCTGCCTATTGTTGTATACTCTCTATGGGATCATTCGTCATCTCTGGTGTCACATCTGGGTTCTTTCCAGCTTGTAGATTATATGACGGGTGTCGCTGGACTGGCTGGTGCGGTAATCAGTGGCTGGACGATTCAGAAGTTGCGTCTGGGTGGATACAGAATGTTTTAG
- the hemQ gene encoding hydrogen peroxide-dependent heme synthase encodes MNEAASTLEGWYALHDFRSINWAAWKAADDEERAVALDELQEFWKEWKEVEDSSKGSTVVYTVVGQKADLVMMHLRETLEDLKAVENAFNKTMFAQYTTKSYSYVSVVELSNYLGKEGEDPMQNPEIIARLKPVLPQRQYICFYPMNKKRELNDNWYMLSMDERRTMMRSHGMIGRSYAGKVKQIITGSVGFDDWEWGVTLFADDALQFKKLVYEMRFDEVSARYGEFGSFYVGSLLNEGTLEDMLKL; translated from the coding sequence ATGAACGAAGCAGCATCAACACTGGAGGGCTGGTATGCCCTGCATGATTTTCGCTCGATTAACTGGGCCGCCTGGAAAGCAGCAGATGATGAAGAACGTGCTGTAGCACTAGACGAGCTTCAGGAATTCTGGAAAGAATGGAAAGAAGTCGAGGATTCATCCAAAGGAAGTACAGTCGTGTATACGGTTGTAGGTCAAAAAGCAGACCTCGTCATGATGCACCTGCGTGAAACGCTGGAAGATCTGAAGGCTGTGGAGAACGCGTTTAACAAAACGATGTTTGCCCAATACACAACTAAGTCTTATTCCTACGTCAGTGTAGTGGAATTGAGTAACTACCTTGGCAAAGAAGGCGAAGACCCGATGCAGAATCCAGAGATTATCGCCCGCCTGAAGCCTGTTCTGCCGCAACGGCAATACATCTGCTTCTATCCGATGAACAAAAAGCGTGAGCTGAATGACAACTGGTACATGCTGTCCATGGACGAGCGTCGCACCATGATGCGCAGTCACGGCATGATTGGTCGTAGCTATGCGGGTAAAGTAAAACAGATCATAACCGGCTCTGTCGGTTTCGACGATTGGGAATGGGGCGTTACGCTGTTTGCGGATGATGCACTTCAGTTCAAGAAACTCGTCTATGAGATGCGTTTCGATGAAGTTAGCGCGCGTTATGGCGAATTCGGTTCGTTCTATGTGGGAAGTCTGTTGAACGAAGGAACTTTGGAAGACATGCTTAAGCTGTAA
- a CDS encoding NAD(P)/FAD-dependent oxidoreductase, whose protein sequence is MSSIPKIVILGAGYGGILTAQRLQKELNYNEADVTLVNRHDYHYITTHLHMPAAGTDTIEHARVPISKLIDEFKIDLVKSSVKEIRLQDRKIILEDGTLSYDYLIIGLGGEPETFGIPGMLDHAMTIRSINSVRLIREHIEYQFAMYKNDNKRNRIRFVVGGAGFSGVEFVAELADRIPQLCKEFDVNPKHVHIYNVEAAPSALPGFDPELVEHAMNVLKKKGVTFKIGVPIKQCLPDGVIVGEGEKLDAATVVWTGGIRGNSLLEQAGLEVMRGRVKVDDYLRAPGHEHVYVIGDNSLVFNAEGRPYPPTAQIAMQQGVNCAKNVVASIRKKQPQPFVFTSKGTVASLGKGEAIAVVGGKKYKGWKAAQLKKLVDLRYLFIIGGIPLVLKKGRFFG, encoded by the coding sequence ATGAGCAGTATTCCCAAAATCGTCATCCTCGGCGCGGGCTATGGCGGGATTCTAACAGCCCAGCGGCTGCAGAAGGAATTGAACTATAACGAGGCCGACGTCACATTGGTGAACCGGCATGATTATCATTATATTACTACACATCTACATATGCCGGCAGCCGGCACGGATACCATTGAGCATGCAAGAGTCCCTATTTCGAAGCTGATTGATGAGTTCAAGATTGATCTGGTCAAGTCTTCCGTGAAGGAGATTCGTCTGCAGGATCGGAAGATTATTTTGGAGGACGGCACGTTATCCTATGATTATCTGATTATTGGACTAGGCGGAGAACCTGAGACCTTTGGTATTCCGGGCATGCTTGATCACGCCATGACAATCCGCAGCATTAACTCGGTCAGACTGATTAGAGAACACATCGAATATCAATTTGCGATGTACAAAAACGACAACAAACGAAATCGTATTCGGTTTGTCGTAGGTGGAGCGGGTTTCAGTGGCGTTGAATTCGTAGCTGAGCTTGCAGATCGCATTCCACAGCTGTGCAAAGAGTTCGACGTGAATCCGAAACATGTGCATATCTACAATGTAGAGGCAGCACCTTCGGCTTTGCCTGGATTTGACCCGGAATTGGTAGAACATGCGATGAATGTGCTGAAGAAGAAAGGTGTTACCTTCAAAATTGGTGTTCCGATCAAGCAATGTCTCCCGGATGGAGTTATTGTGGGAGAGGGAGAAAAGCTCGATGCTGCTACAGTCGTATGGACCGGCGGTATTCGCGGTAACTCACTGCTTGAACAGGCAGGTCTTGAAGTCATGCGGGGACGAGTGAAAGTAGACGACTACCTGCGTGCTCCAGGGCATGAGCATGTCTATGTCATCGGTGACAATTCACTTGTGTTCAACGCGGAAGGACGGCCTTATCCGCCAACAGCCCAGATTGCGATGCAGCAGGGGGTTAACTGTGCGAAGAACGTCGTGGCATCCATTCGCAAGAAACAGCCACAACCTTTTGTATTTACGAGCAAAGGCACGGTTGCTTCATTGGGTAAAGGTGAAGCGATTGCTGTTGTAGGCGGCAAGAAATACAAGGGCTGGAAAGCGGCTCAGTTGAAGAAGCTGGTTGATCTGCGTTATCTGTTCATCATTGGTGGTATTCCGTTAGTCCTGAAGAAAGGGCGGTTTTTTGGATGA